Proteins encoded within one genomic window of Anopheles gambiae chromosome 3, idAnoGambNW_F1_1, whole genome shotgun sequence:
- the LOC4577665 gene encoding enhancer of split malpha protein produces MHSYAVNNAANLAVCNSNNSINENRYNSEKLAKSSAVYRLKKILKPLVTLLKSNKSNKSSAKSCHHAQVDQRRSIISYIDEYDCDYDNSANERLEAELVAELEQCHATDAAILVLEEQQLRLQPVLPEELYVPVHFARTEAGTFFWTTMPAREVDEDLIQPAHCYSEEKQYAQQAYADRWAQA; encoded by the coding sequence atgcaTTCGTACGCCGTGAACAACGCCGCCAACCTGGCCGtctgcaacagcaacaacagcatcaacGAGAACCGCTACAACAGCGAGAAGCTCGCCAAATCGTCCGCCGTCTACCGGCTGAAGAAGATCCTGAAGCCGCTGGTGACGCTGCTGAAGAGCAACAAGAGCAACAAGTCGTCGGCAAAGTCGTGCCACCACGCACAGGTTGACCAGCGCCGCTCGATCATCAGCTACATCGACGAGTACGACTGCGACTACGACAACTCCGCCAACGAGCGCCTGGAAGCGGAGCTGGTCGCCGAGCTGGAGCAGTGCCACGCCACCGATGCCGCCATCCTGGTGCTCGAGGAGCAGCAGCTCCGCCTGCAGCCCGTCCTGCCCGAGGAGCTCTACGTCCCGGTACACTTTGCCCGCACCGAGGCCGGCACCTTCTTCTGGACGACCATGCCAGCCCGCGAGGTCGACGAGGATCTGATTCAGCCGGCGCACTGCTACAGCGAGGAGAAGCAGTACGCCCAGCAGGCGTACGCCGACCGTTGGGCCCAGGCCTAA
- the LOC1280363 gene encoding enhancer of split m7 protein: protein MDYANMVSESAGINGKLQASLEPLSRTYQYRKVMKPMLERKRRARINRCLDELKELMVSALQSEGENVAKLEKADILELTVRHLHKLRRQQRLAANPVLDADRFRAGFTHAANEVSRCLASTPGVDIKLGTKLMTHLGHRLNDLDKVSPLSVHVESSGSSSTGNSGSSRSPSPPISPFSAASSSSGDVPMYQMPLTPQSYRSEESGLLAPSTTPSPNPSECDDHHHHHTGGLLKIQQSGESVWRPW, encoded by the coding sequence ATGGATTACGCAAACATGGTGTCAGAGTCGGCCGGTATTAACGGCAAACTGCAGGCGTCGCTCGAACCACTGTCCCGCACCTACCAGTACCGGAAGGTGATGAAGCCGATGCTGGAGCGGAAGCGGCGCGCCCGCATCAACCGCTGCCTCGACGAGCTGAAGGAGCTGATGGTGTCCGCGCTGCAGTCGGAGGGCGAAAACGTGGCCAAGCTGGAGAAGGCCGACATCCTCGAGCTGACCGTGCGCCACCTGCACAAGCTCCGCCGGCAGCAGCGCTTGGCCGCGAACCCGGTGCTCGATGCGGACCGCTTCCGGGCCGGATTCACCCATGCCGCCAACGAGGTGTCGCGCTGTCTCGCCTCCACGCCCGGCGTTGACATCAAGCTCGGCACGAAGCTGATGACGCACCTCGGCCACCGGCTGAACGATCTCGACAAAGTGTCCCCCCTGTCCGTGCACGTAGagtccagcggcagcagcagcaccggcaacAGTGGCAGCTCCCGCAGCCCATCGCCTCCGATCTCACCGTTCTCGGCCGCATCGTCCTCGTCCGGCGATGTCCCCATGTACCAGATGCCGCTGACCCCGCAGTCGTACCGCAGCGAGGAGTCGGGCCTGCTGGCACCCTCCACCACGCCGTCGCCGAACCCGAGCGAGTgcgacgaccaccaccaccaccacaccggcGGTCTGCTCAAGATCCAACAGTCCGGCGAATCCGTCTGGCGGCCATGGTAA